The genomic DNA ATCTGCATTTAATGAAGGAGAATTAGAATGAATCTTGAATCTATCACTAAAATGACCCAAGACGTGGTACTCGAAGGCAACAAACCTGCCAAAGAAGTAGCTCAAAACATAGGAAAGCCGTATTCAACACTTCTGAGAGAAATCAATCCTTTTGATCAGAATGCGAAACTTGGGGCGGGCACTTTACTTGATATCCTAAAAGCTACAAACGAAGTTAAACTTCTTGAACATATGGCTAAAAGCATTGGATATACAATTAAGCCAAACAACGCGCACCAAGCTTAATCTTTCTTCGAATATACTTCTTATAAGCCTGGACTGTTTATTCAGTTCAGGCCTTTGCTATTCTGGACTTTTTTCTCCATTAAGCTGATAATGTATCTATGAAAAAAATACACAGCAAAATACTTGTTAATATCGCCACACTCGGACCAGTAGGCTTTCTCCCAAAAGCTCCGGGAACATGGGGGTCCGCAGTTGCAGCAATCTGTGCACCATTCTGTTTCTACCCCTTCCCATTCGCCGTCAAAGTCCTCATCCTAGCCTTCATTTTCATATTTGGAGCTATGGCTTCTTCTGAAGCTGAAGTTCAGTTAGGAAAGAAAGACCCGGGTTGTGTCATCATTGACGAGGTGCTTGGACAGTGGATTACATACCTGCCCTTCGGGCTGATGACAGGATCACAGCTCATAGTAGGGTTTGTATTTTTCAGAATATTTGACATTCTGAAACCATGGCCCATTAAGCAATCAGAAAAGTGGCTAAAATCTGGCTGGGGAGTTATGATTGATGATGTTTTTGCAGGAGTCTATGCAGCAATCGCACTTTGGCTTTTTAGAATGATATAGTTCTTAACAGTGAATAGAATCCCCCCAGATTCCATAGAAAAAGTCCCTGCTTTCATTGAAAGCAGGGACTTTAAATTATCTAAAATTAAAGCGGTCGTTTTTGATCAACTAGTAAGTCAATCTAAACTGCGCTCTACGGTTCATTTCCCAGGCAGTTTCATTATGAGCTGTGTCTATTGGATTTTCCTCTCCGAAGCTTACAATGCTAAGCCTTTCCGGAGCTACTCCAAGCAGAATCAAAAATTCATACGCTGCACGGGCACGACGCTCACCAAGGGCAAGGTTATACTCTTCGGTTCCGCGTTCATCACAGTAACCTTCAATAACAATTGTTACGTTGGCATATTGCTTAAGAAGCTCTGCCTTGGTCTGAAGTAGCGGACGATATTCTGGTTTAATTTCAAAGGAATCGAAATCAAAGTGGATGATATTACCAAGTTTAACGACAACGTCTTCAAACTCTCTAGCAGCTTCAGCAGCTAGACGTTCTTCTTCAAGCGCCTGTTCCTGAAGCTCTCTCTCTCTTTCCATTCTGGCTTGTTCTTCCTGCCTTACTCTTTCCTTTTCCTGCTGGTTTTCCATTCTTTGTTCTACAGCTGGTGTCGCAGTATTAGACTCAACACGCTTTTTAGAACAACCGGCACCCAGACCGGCGATCAACATGAACGCAACACACAAAATTATAGCTCTAGCTTTCATTTGCCCTCCTGAAAAGGAACTTTAAAGGACAGGAGATTGTCCACACCAAGTGGAAAAAACTCTTAAATTTTTTAACTTCCGATGCTTAGACCCTAAAGTGTTTTGTGAAAAAATCAAGTCATCACGGAAACAGATCTGTTAAAATTTGAAATTAAACACATATTATCAACAAAAAACGTAATAAAAGACTACATAATTAAGACTTAGTGGCCTTTCCCCAAGCAG from Maridesulfovibrio frigidus DSM 17176 includes the following:
- the pal gene encoding peptidoglycan-associated lipoprotein Pal, whose amino-acid sequence is MKARAIILCVAFMLIAGLGAGCSKKRVESNTATPAVEQRMENQQEKERVRQEEQARMERERELQEQALEEERLAAEAAREFEDVVVKLGNIIHFDFDSFEIKPEYRPLLQTKAELLKQYANVTIVIEGYCDERGTEEYNLALGERRARAAYEFLILLGVAPERLSIVSFGEENPIDTAHNETAWEMNRRAQFRLTY
- a CDS encoding phage regulatory CII family protein: MNLESITKMTQDVVLEGNKPAKEVAQNIGKPYSTLLREINPFDQNAKLGAGTLLDILKATNEVKLLEHMAKSIGYTIKPNNAHQA
- a CDS encoding phosphatidylglycerophosphatase A family protein, yielding MKKIHSKILVNIATLGPVGFLPKAPGTWGSAVAAICAPFCFYPFPFAVKVLILAFIFIFGAMASSEAEVQLGKKDPGCVIIDEVLGQWITYLPFGLMTGSQLIVGFVFFRIFDILKPWPIKQSEKWLKSGWGVMIDDVFAGVYAAIALWLFRMI